The DNA region GTGCTACCTTCCGAGGCGTTGAAGAAGGTGGTATATGCAAAGCAGGAGTTTCAGGGCCCTCAAAAATTGTCGGTAAAGTTGAATGTGCCTGATACCTTGTTGTTTTATAAAGATATCACAATACAGGCTTATAAATCAAATAAAAAAACCGAAAGAGCATCTATTTTGAACTGGGAACTCAAATCTTTTAACAGAAGTATAGGAGCCCAAGGCATCTATCCGCTCGAGAAATATTGGAATATGAAACCTGAAACGGGTTTTAACGGAACAATACCTAAAGATCAGATTATTGACCTTTCTTCTCATTTTAAGGATGGTGTATTGGAATGGAATGTCCCTGATGGTAAATGGACTGTTGTAAGATACGGAATGACATGTACCGGTGAGCGTCCCAATCGTCCGTCAGAGAATGCGGATGGGCTGAATTTGGATCACATGAGTGAGGACGCATTAAGCTCTTACTATCAAAAGGTATTGTTGCCGCTTATGAATGAAGCAAAAGATGCAGGCAATAGTCTGGTATATTTACATTCTGACAGTTGGGAAATGAAGGTCATCAATTGGACACAAGACTTCAGAAAAGAGTTTGAAGCCCGTAGAGGATACGATCCCCTAGATTATATGCCGGTATTAACCAATAAAATAGTAGGGAACAGAGCCGAAAGCAACCGGTTTTTATTTGATTTACGCAGAACAGTAGGAGATTTGGTTGCTGAAAATCATTATCAGTACCTTTCCGAATTGGCTCATAAAAATGATATGCTCATGCATCCGGAATCAGGAGGCCCCCATGCCGCACCAATTGATGGGCTATATACCATGAGTTTCAACGATGAATTAATGGGCGAATTTTGGGCCAGGTCCAGCACGCATCGGGTGAAAGCTTCCGAGCGCCTGACAGTAAGGCAAAGTGCCTGTGCTGCACATACCAATGGCAGGAGGTTTGTTACTGCAGAAGGGCCTACATCAATCGGGCCGCAATGGGAAAGAGCTCCTAGAGAACTGAAGGGAGTCATTGACAGGGTTTTTTGTTCAGGTGTAAATAAAATTGTCTGGCATACCTTTTCGGCCTCTCCGGAAAAGTTTGGCAAACCGGGGAATAGTTATTTTGCAGGTACACATCTAAATGCAAATGCCACATGGTGGGAAGAGTCCAAACCGTTCATTGACTACCTGAATAGGTCTTCTTATCTGCTGAGTTTGGGTCTTTTTGAAGCGGATGTCCTGTATTACTATGGCTCAAATGTTCCAAATTTTGTCTTCATGAAAAATGAGTTGAAAGAACTTGATTTCGGTTATGACTGGGACAAATGTGCCAGTCATGTCCTGTTGAACCGCGTTTCATTTGAAGATGGCCGTTTGAGGCTTCCCGACGGGATGACCTACCAGGTATTGAGGCTTCCCGATCGCGAGGCCATTAACCTGGAAGTACTGCGTAAGGTCGAGGAACTGGTGAAAAACGGTGCTACAGTAATAGGTCCACGGCCTGAACGGGCAACCGGTTTATCAGAATATCCCGAATCGGATAAAGAAGTGAAAGAAATAGCCGATCGCTTGTGGGGTGATATCGACGGCAAGCAGGTTACCCAGAATACCTACGGAGAAGGAAAAGTCATCCATGGCCCGGATATTAATCAGGTACTCGAAGAAAAGGGGGTCATTCCTGATCTGACCTTCAACAGCAGTAAAGAAGCAACCCAGTTGGACTATATCCATCGTTATACAGATGATCTGGATATCTACTTCGTGGTGAACCGTTTTGCTTACGATGGGATCAATGATTTTGAATATCGCTATAAAACATCCCTTCCCGACAGATACGAACAGGTGGAAGTGGGCTTCCGTGTGACAGGTAAGGTACCTGAAATCTGGGATCCCATGACCGGAGAAACCAAAAAAGTAAGCACCTACCGCGAAGAAAA from Bacteroidales bacterium includes:
- a CDS encoding glycoside hydrolase family 2, whose product is VLPSEALKKVVYAKQEFQGPQKLSVKLNVPDTLLFYKDITIQAYKSNKKTERASILNWELKSFNRSIGAQGIYPLEKYWNMKPETGFNGTIPKDQIIDLSSHFKDGVLEWNVPDGKWTVVRYGMTCTGERPNRPSENADGLNLDHMSEDALSSYYQKVLLPLMNEAKDAGNSLVYLHSDSWEMKVINWTQDFRKEFEARRGYDPLDYMPVLTNKIVGNRAESNRFLFDLRRTVGDLVAENHYQYLSELAHKNDMLMHPESGGPHAAPIDGLYTMSFNDELMGEFWARSSTHRVKASERLTVRQSACAAHTNGRRFVTAEGPTSIGPQWERAPRELKGVIDRVFCSGVNKIVWHTFSASPEKFGKPGNSYFAGTHLNANATWWEESKPFIDYLNRSSYLLSLGLFEADVLYYYGSNVPNFVFMKNELKELDFGYDWDKCASHVLLNRVSFEDGRLRLPDGMTYQVLRLPDREAINLEVLRKVEELVKNGATVIGPRPERATGLSEYPESDKEVKEIADRLWGDIDGKQVTQNTYGEGKVIHGPDINQVLEEKGVIPDLTFNSSKEATQLDYIHRYTDDLDIYFVVNRFAYDGINDFEYRYKTSLPDRYEQVEVGFRVTGKVPEIWDPMTGETKKVSTYREENGRTYIPLHFAPEGSKFIVFRDDKDKDHDTHITKITRNGKDLFPVSDLPVLKHPYIEPEYYGGDLTAAVYEPGEYELTFSDGNVKTFTFNRPLQEKRIESPWEVSFDPEWGGPEDTVFNELRSWTAFDAKGIRYYSGDATYEQTFNVSREDLEDQSVFLDLGNVLELASVRLNGNDLGVQWKSPFRVDITDVVKAGENTLEVEVTNLWPNRLIGDSKLSEEEKYTRTNVTKFEAEDSEKYLRESGLLGPVKVIFAKNLVVSKDK